The following is a genomic window from Amycolatopsis cihanbeyliensis.
CGTGTTGTACCTCGCCGGGCTCTACGAGCTGTTCGGCAACCCCGCGGACGCACCGTTCTGGCTGCGTATCGCGGTGTACGGTCTGCTGTGCTCGACGCAGCTCCTGCGGCGGCGGGCGCCCGGGCTGGCGCTGGGTCTCGGCACCATGCTGCTGGCCGCGGACATGGCGCTGCTCGGCCTGGCCGCGCCGCCCCTGGTCGCGTTCTCCGACCTGGTCTACGCCGCCACGCTCTACGGCTCCACCCGGTTGAGCCGGGCGATGATCCCGGTCGCCGCGATCGGGACACTCAGCGCGACCGCCGCCTCCCTGATCCTGGCGCCGGACTGGCGGCTCGGCGTGCTGGCGGCCTTCGCCTGCCTGCCCTTCCTGATCACTCCGGTGTGGTGGGCCGCGAATGTGCGGCAACAGCGGGACATCGCCGATTCCGAACGCGCCAACGCCGCGCAGCTGGCCAGAATAGCCGAGCTGGACCGGGAAGCCGCCGTCGCGAGTGAACGGTCCAGGATGGCCCGAGACCTGCACGACATCATCGCGGGGCAGCTGTCCGCCATCGCGATCCAGTCGGAGGCCGCGCTGTCCATGGCCACGGCCGACGAACGTTCCGGGCTGATGCACACCGTGCTCGAGTCGGTGCGCGGCAACAGCGTGGACGCGCTGGCGGAGATGCGCGCGATGATCGGCCTGCTGAGGGCGGACGACGACGGAACCGAACGGACGGCACCCGCCCGGCTGAGTGAACTGTCCAAACTGGTCGAATCGGCCCGGGCGAGTGGCATGGAGGTGGAGGTGGACATCCGGCTCGACACGAGCAGCGCGTTACCGACGGCGGTGGACCTGACGGCGTACCGTATCGCGCAGGAGGCACTGACCAACGCCGTCAAGCACGCACCGGGAGGTACGGCCACCCTCGCCGTCCGCCAGCACGAGGGGCGGGTGCACGTGGAAGTCACCAACGAACTCGGCCAGGCGCGCGCGGCCGAGGGCACCGGGACCGGGTT
Proteins encoded in this region:
- a CDS encoding sensor histidine kinase, translating into MRPSTKLSRFRLNRLPPYQQDVVIACFTFLCGSVLYLAGLYELFGNPADAPFWLRIAVYGLLCSTQLLRRRAPGLALGLGTMLLAADMALLGLAAPPLVAFSDLVYAATLYGSTRLSRAMIPVAAIGTLSATAASLILAPDWRLGVLAAFACLPFLITPVWWAANVRQQRDIADSERANAAQLARIAELDREAAVASERSRMARDLHDIIAGQLSAIAIQSEAALSMATADERSGLMHTVLESVRGNSVDALAEMRAMIGLLRADDDGTERTAPARLSELSKLVESARASGMEVEVDIRLDTSSALPTAVDLTAYRIAQEALTNAVKHAPGGTATLAVRQHEGRVHVEVTNELGQARAAEGTGTGLLNMRERAQAIGGSFSAGPGGRGWQVSVVLPIPDGRTERASR